The Halogeometricum borinquense DSM 11551 region GGGTCTCGACATGCCGTACCCCAACACCGAACTTTCCGGCGGCATCGAAGTTACAAACGTTGGTGCAGGTGAGGAGGCCACTGGGGACTGAACGCGCGCTGCGGCCACCTTTTCACTGCACAGTGCTTGGGGAGCAATAATTGAACGACAATTTAGCCCTCCATGTGGTTCTGCCCCGTAGCTGTCTCAATCTACCCAAATCTATATCTGGTATTTAGGGTGTACATCGAGAAATACCTGATGTGGAATTAAATCAACGATATCACTTCCATATCTGGCATACTTGGGGTGACTTTGAGAATCATATTCTGAAGTATGTGTGTTCTCTATGTACTGTACTCCAATTCGAATCTCGATTATAATAGAAATAGCCTGAATCTGAGAAAGCGAGCAAGCCGCCCGTCAGCCGGTCGAGGTTCGGAGCAGTCGTTGCCAAGCGTGCTATTTTCTAGTAGTACTCTCGGGGGTAATTCAGTACTCTTCCTGCACAGCATAGCCATACCATTACAATCGTAATATTGTAATACGAACGCTTGCCTGCCGAGCCTCATACTGTTCGTCGCGGAACGATCTGTTCCGACAATCCGCACAAAAAAGCGAGTACGCTGCGGTTAGAAGGAACTTTCTCCCACTTTCTCTATGAACGTTCCTTCCGCCACGTGATCGTTATCGTCAAACTCGTCAATCTCGACGAGCACTCGGTCGTTCAGATATTCCACTGGGGCATCTGTGATCCGTATTTTCGAGTCACCGACTCTTGCGACCAGATCGGTTCCGTCCTGGCCGGTAATGAACACGGAGACACGTGTCCCCGGCTCAAACGTCGGCTTTCGACTGCGAAGTTGGAAGCCGGCAAGATACTTTTCGAGAAGGCTCATACGCGACTCACCTCCGAGGAGCTACGGTCGTGCGTGTATTCGAGACCGAATCCAGTAATTGCGGAGAGAACGAACACAGCGAACAGGAACCACCCGTGGAACACGTAGGGGACGACCGAAACAGGATTTACGACCATCGCCTGCGTGAACCACTCATACTGTCCTGGGAGTGACTGAATCGCTGCGAACCCGACCAGAACCCCACCGCCCCACGGGAATACATATCCCATTGCGGACGTATTCGCGTCGAGGATATTCGCACGACGGTAGCCGTTGATATTGAACTTCTCTCCGATACGTGCGATGTAGGGAGAGATTGCAATTTCGGCGGCCGTATTGATCGTGATCGCTGCGTTGACCGTTGCGGTTCCCAGTACCATCGCCAGTTCGGCGCGACGTACCGACGTGGCAACCTTGTCGAGCAACCAGTCCTGAATCACTTTGAACCCGCCGCCGCGCATCATAATCTGTGATGCAGCGACGATAAGCAAGACGAGTACGACGAGCGGGAAGAAGCCTTTCGCACCAGTGTAGATACTTCCGCCAACTCCCGTGTTTCCGGGAGCGACCAGTTCGACAAACGGGAGGAACGCAAGGGACTGCGCCATCCCCAACGTCTCAGGTGCCCGGAAGACGATCATATCGCTCACTGTCGCAAGACCGAGGCTGAGATTGAGGACCGCAGCGACGACTAGCCCCCAGGAAACCGCTTCGATGATGTGGCGCCCACTAATTGCCGTTCCGATAACGACGGCCATCGAGAGAAGATGGGCCAGACCCGCTGGTGTGCTACTTTCGAGAAAGAGCTGTTGGGCCTGTTGTGAGATGTCGATACCTGCCATCATATTGCCCATTACGACGTACGCGATGAACGCCGGGATAGCCGCTGCGATAGCATATTTGAACCGTGATGCGACCACACCCCCTATATCGGAATCCTGCGTTACCGCCGAAACGATGGTTGTGTCGCTAACCGGTGCGAGGTTGTCGCCGAAGACTGCACCCGAGAGAATTGCTCCGAATATCAGAACCGGATTCGCGCCGAGCAAGACACCGGCTGGGAAGAACAGGGCCGAGAAGGCGACCGTCGTCCCGTATCCGGTTCCAATGCCGGTGGCCAGTAGTCCTGCGAGTACGAACGTTACTGCCGCGAACATATCCCCACCGACGTTTACCGCATCTGCAGCCCACACTAGTCCGCCGACGAATCCCCCGGCTTGAATCGTGTTGGCGAACATGCCGGCCCAGAGCCACGCGACAATCGCGGTCGCAGCGACTCGTTGTGTCATTCCTTCGAACACGGTGTTCGCGTAGTGTTTCCAGTCTCCCTTCGTAAAGAACATCCCCACAATTAGACAGACTAGCATTCCAGCGACTAGTCCAGTCGTATCGCCGACCCGCAATATCCCACTTTGGAAAACCGCCCATATTATGAAGAGGGATATGGGGATCGCGCTGAGTAGTTGACTGCCCCGAAATTCGATCTCAGGCCCGGATTCTGCTGGTCTGATCTCGTTTAGTTCCGACTCCAATTCCTCACCATCTCCGTGGCTGGCTCTATCCTGTGTCATGCTGACATCGGCCAGGTCGGAGTTTACCATATTGGTAAATAAGTGTTATGGTAATATATCGATATGTAACTGTATTGTACCGATATAGTTCTTCTACCGACCGATTTCGGCCGAAACTGCCACGGTTTACCCGTTCAGTTAATTAGCTCCCGCATCTCTGCTCACAGTTTCTCTGCCCGTTCGCAATTAATAGACCAGTTTCAGCGGCCTCTGTCCCCAGCACTTCAAGTCTTTCCCAAATTAGAAAAGTTGTCTGCGACCATC contains the following coding sequences:
- a CDS encoding DUF7513 family protein produces the protein MSLLEKYLAGFQLRSRKPTFEPGTRVSVFITGQDGTDLVARVGDSKIRITDAPVEYLNDRVLVEIDEFDDNDHVAEGTFIEKVGESSF
- a CDS encoding Na+/H+ antiporter NhaC family protein; translated protein: MTQDRASHGDGEELESELNEIRPAESGPEIEFRGSQLLSAIPISLFIIWAVFQSGILRVGDTTGLVAGMLVCLIVGMFFTKGDWKHYANTVFEGMTQRVAATAIVAWLWAGMFANTIQAGGFVGGLVWAADAVNVGGDMFAAVTFVLAGLLATGIGTGYGTTVAFSALFFPAGVLLGANPVLIFGAILSGAVFGDNLAPVSDTTIVSAVTQDSDIGGVVASRFKYAIAAAIPAFIAYVVMGNMMAGIDISQQAQQLFLESSTPAGLAHLLSMAVVIGTAISGRHIIEAVSWGLVVAAVLNLSLGLATVSDMIVFRAPETLGMAQSLAFLPFVELVAPGNTGVGGSIYTGAKGFFPLVVLVLLIVAASQIMMRGGGFKVIQDWLLDKVATSVRRAELAMVLGTATVNAAITINTAAEIAISPYIARIGEKFNINGYRRANILDANTSAMGYVFPWGGGVLVGFAAIQSLPGQYEWFTQAMVVNPVSVVPYVFHGWFLFAVFVLSAITGFGLEYTHDRSSSEVSRV